The Megalobrama amblycephala isolate DHTTF-2021 linkage group LG18, ASM1881202v1, whole genome shotgun sequence genome segment tttttctaaattaagtCTTCCAAAACTTAGTGAATCCTCTAGGTCTGACCTAGAACTCTCAATTGAGGATTTATTAAAGGCAATTCATGCTTTTCCATCTGGGAAAGCTGCCGGCCCGGATGGGTTTGGCTGTGaattttttaaagcttttagtAAGAGGCTGGCCCCTTATATGCTGAGAATGCTACAGGATTCAATTAAAGGGAAAAAACTTCCTGATTCTTTGTATGAAGCAAATATTTGTGTAGTTctaaaaaaaggaaaacctgAGACAGATCCAGCCAATTATAGACCCATTGCCCTCTTAAATTTTGACTAAAATATTGGCTTCCAGATTAGCACAACACATCTCAACGATTATCCATCCTGACCAAACTGGGTTTATTCCAGGAAGGTTTTCATTCTGTAATGTCCGCCTActtcttaatattttatatgcAGATCGTAAGTTAGCTAACAATTCTGCAGCCATTATTTCACTAGACGCCCAAAAATCCTTCGATCAGATTGAGTGGCCATATATGTTTGAGGTTTTGAAACAGTTTGGATTTGGTGACAAGTTTATCAACTGGATCAAAATTGTTTACTTCCATCCGTCCTCATCTGTTTTGACCAATGGTATTAGATCCagttcttttgaactgaacCGGGGTTTACGACAAGGTGATTCTCTATCACCTCTACTTTTTAACATTGCACTCGAGCCATTAGCTGTAGGAATTAGAACCCATCCACATATCCATGGTATTTCATTGGGCAATGCTGAAAGTCTGATAAGTTTATATACAGATGATCTTTTACTGTGTCTGACAGATCCTGTGGTTTCTGTCCCAAAAATTTTAGATTACATAGACACTTTTAGTAAACTTTCAGGATACTCAATAAATTGGAGTAAAAGTGAATTTATGCCCCTAACAAATAACTTAAGTGATACCTTTTTGAGCAGTATACCATTTAAAATAGTGGATGATCACTTTACATATCTCGGTCTAAAAATTCCAAAGAACCCTAAACagttgtttaaattaaattttttagatATGATTAATAAAACTAAGCATTGAAAGCTGGAAATTGCTCCCTTTATCACTAATTGGCCGTGTAAATGTGATAAAGATGGTTACTCTTCCTAAGTTTCTATATCTTTTTCAAAATCTCCCTATTTATTTGCCTGCAACCTTTTTTAAGCAACTTGATTCAGTTATTCTTTCATTTGTATGGAACTGTAAAACACTACTGATTGTGGAGGCCTCGGGCTTCCCAATTTTAAGCATTATTACTAGGCAGCAAATGCCAGGGCTCTCACTTTGTGGCAAATGGGTATTCTGGATGATATGCTACCTCTATGGGTTCGTGCAGAGGCTATGTCAGTGCCAGAGTCTTCTCTCCCAACTTTACTTTTTACAGAGTTTAAATCCATCTGCAAATTAGGCAGTAGTAATTTTGTGTTGAGAAATTCTTTGAAGATTTTGAATCAGatcaaaaaatgttataaaCTACCAAAAGTCTCAATCAATACACCAATATCATGCAATCCTTTGTTTGAGCCTTCTCGGATTGATGGAGCTTTCTCAGGATGGAGAAAAAAAGGTTTATGCTGTATAGGAGATCTCTATATAGAAGATCAATTTGCGTCCTTTTTGCaacttaaaaatacatttgtactCCCACAGTCTCACTTCTTCTGTTATTTGCAAATTAGAAATTATGTTAAGAAAAATATTCcacactttataaataaacctGAAAACCATATTATTTATGAACTTTTATCTTCTAATCCTGAAACTAGACATTTGGTATCTCGTTTTGTTCATGCTTTTACAACACCTATGTGCACCAAACACCTTAAAATAGCCTGGTCTACTGACGTGAACGATGACGTGTCTGATGAGATCTGGGAAGAAGGCCTGTCGAGAATAAAGAGCTGTTCTGTTAATTCGAGATATAAATTAATCCAGTTTAAAGTTATGCATCGCATTCATTACTCCAAAACAagactgaataaaatatttcctTCCATTTCTGCTCAGTGTGATTGGTGCAAGATGGCGGAGGGGACATTGGCacatttattttggttttgCCTTACTCTGTATGATTTCTggtctaacattttttaattgttttcaagCGCATACAGAATTAACATTCAGCCTGACCACAATCTGGCTATTTTCGGCTATTCTAATGTTATGGATACTATCCCTCATACTCATCAGCACGCTCTAATGGTAGGCTTAATCGCAGCCAAAAAGGTAATACTCCTCAATTGGAAAACTTCACAAGCTCCTTGTTTTCAAAGATGGTTAAATGAGATGCTTTATATTATCCAAATGGAACAGTTACGTTTTGGTGAGCTTGGCTCACAAAAAAGATTTGAAGCCACATGGGGACCTCTCTTGAGACTTTTGgaagtttaaaaataatatactcTGTAATCATCCccttctatttatttatttatttatttttatttttttattttttttttgattttgtaTCAGTTTTAATTCTCTTCTCCTTTGGTGATATAACTGATCTACAAAAACAACTGTGAATATTgtcaattatgtttttttctcaataattattttgtatacatTTGCTGACTGAGGCAAtccagatatatatttttttctttttttcttttccccctttattgtgtgaaaatgtgtGTCCTTGTTGTCTCATGTTGGTTATTGTTTTATACCTTTGTGTTTGTTAATATAACTTCAAAactctaaataaaatatataaaacaaaaaacaaaaaaacaaaaaaaaactttgttttgGATATAAAATTGTGTGCTTTGAATTCTGACCATGAGATTATAAACAGTTTCCACACGACTGTGCTTCTACTGCCTACTCTTTAGTGAGGCTTCAACTATTTATATCCTTTCTTTTTCAatacccatatatatataaaaaaaaagtatacaataATTTCCACATTTGTGTTCTATGAATAAAAATTGTGTTATGGTTCCATAGATAAATTAGTTTGAATCTTAACTACatacaaatgtttattttgtgatgcTATGAATGAATACTCACAGGGCTTTTCTGCAGTTCATCACAGCTGGTATCAGTCTCCATCTACCCTCATCAGATGTGTTGTATTTCATGAGGTCAAACTCATCCAGCACCTCTTCTAACATCTGAAGCATGTAGGCAATTGCTGAGCAGTGAGCAGGAGAGAGTTTCTTCTCTGAGTGTTTGTCTGATTTCACAAATTCCTGAATCTCCCTGTACAGAGTCTGATCATTCACTTCCAGCAGACAGAGGAACAGATTAATGGATCTGTCAGCCGATAGACCGTAACTTCCTTTAAGTTCATCTTTAATGTACTGTGTGGTTTCTCTGATGCTCTCTGTGctgttctctgtgtgtgtcagtagATCCTGTAAGAGTTTCTGACTGGACTCCAGTGAGACACCCAGCAGGAACCGCAGAAAAAGATCCAGATGTCCATTTTCAGTCTGAAGGGTTTTATCGACTGCTGATGATAGTAGTGCAGACATGTTTTTCATAGAGCTGTACTTCTCATGTTTATCTTTCAGAAACAACTGCAATGGCTCCATGTTCTTTGTCAGATGGCAGTAAAACACATAGAATGCAGCGAGAAACTCCTGAATGCTCAGATGTATGAAGCAGTAGACTTTCCTCTGATGAATCGCAGATTCCTCCTTAAAGATCTCAGTGCAAATCCCAGAATACACTGAGGCATCAGTGACGTCTATGCCACTCTCTCTCAGGTCTTCCTCATAGAACATGACATTGCCCTTCATCAGTTGTTTTAAAGCCAGTTCAGCAAGTTTTACAATCACTTCTCTGTTGGACTGCAGGCGTTTCTCTGGATCTCTCTCTTCATACTTCTCATTCTTCttgttgatctgaatcaggaggAAGTGAATGTACATTTCAGTCAGAGTTTTAGGGATTTCTTTTCTCTGATCTTCTTTCAGGAGCTTTTGAAGCACAGtggctgagatccagcagaagacaGGAATATGGCACATGATGTGGAGGCTTCTTGCTCTTCTGATGTGTGAGATGATTCTGCTGGCTTGATGCTCgtcactgattctcttcctgaaataCTCCTCCTTCTGAAGCTCATTGAATCCCTGAATTTCTGTCAGACGGTTGATGTATTTGGAggggatctgattggctgctgctggtctggtggtgatccagatgagagcagaaggAAGCAGTTCTCCTTTCATGAGGTTCGACATCAATACACTCACTGATGAAGTCTCAGTCACATCAGAAACTTTCCCACTGTCTTTAAACATCAGTGTCATTCTGctttcatccagaccatcaaagatgaacacaactttacaCTCCTCATAAATCTTTGAGTCCAGATCTTTAAGTTCAGAATGAAAGTCCAGTAGAAGTCTGTGAAGACTGTACTGATGATCTCCAATCAAGTTGAGATCTCGAAATGGAAGCACAAACATGAAATCTATATCCTGATTGGCTTTTCCCTCAGCCCAGTCCAAAACaaacttctgcacagagacggTTTTTCCAATTCCTGCGATGCCTTTAGTAAgaacaacttttattttgtctttctCACCACATCCTGGCTCAGGTAAGGAGTTAAAAATGTCATTGCAGAAGATTTGAGTGTTATGTGAGTTCTTTGTTGTGGGtgttttctccatctgtaaaacctcatgttcttcattcactccttctctctctccctctatgATGTAGAGCTGTGTATAGATCCTGTTCAGGAGGGTTTGATTCTCTTTAAGTTTGATTCCCTCAAATAAGCTCTCATACTTGTTCTTCATGCTGGTTTTATGTAGATCTTTTACTTTGTCTAGTTCATTAATTACTGTTTGGTGAGAATTCTCCTGAAGGTCTCCAGGCTGATCATCTCTATTCACAAAGCAGACACAagaacaacaacacaaagaaTAAATGAAAGCAAGATCTTCTAGTAAAGCCATGAagtaaaaccattaaaaaacaaacttctttATGCAGAAACTATCCTAGATAAGCAAGAATGAGCTTTATTCTTCAAATTACATCTCATCATGTTTGTTTCAACTGTGAAGCGTGTGTTCATAAAAATTATGACCCACTAATGAGCTCTTATATTCTAGCGACCTTTGCTCCTGCAGGAACAGAGGTGCTCCATGTGACAAATTTGATGGGCGAGTGCACGTTCGGGTGGTTAGACACTTGTGTGTGTGCGGGTTGCGGGAGACTAAaaacaacaagaacaaataaaataaaataaaaattatttacagGCGCAAGCATAGGCAGAGCATGTGTAAAGCTGGGCAAGGCCTGCCTGCTTCTGATTGCTTttaggagtttttttttttttttttacagagtaaCCTGCCCATAACTGCTGGTCTAGTATCAGTTCTCTTTTGAGGGAACTCCATGCTGAGTCTGAGGTCAATGCTATGAGGAAAGCCTCAGTGTAATGTGTGAAACTATTCCAATCCTGATTGGCACAACATCAGCCCATGATGCATGATGACTTTGATCACTTTGAACGTCTCCTACTATGGATGCTTCACTCCCTTCCTTGCCCTCTCAGATCAAATCATTATACTGTGGTGGAGCACTGCACTTCAGTCAATAACTGACAGGTCTGACCCGAGTGCAAAACCAATCAAAACATCCAGTTCAGATGGGGGCGGGGCGTTCAAACTACACTTTGACATTCAATCAGTGTCGTTCGCaaaaagacttcggactgcggagtggctTACAGCAAAAAAAGGAATGCGACCAGGTCCATGCgaaaacaagaataaaaatATCTGCAGGGCTTTTGAAATGTGGCGTGAACTGTGAGTTTTGAATGGGTTTAAAATGGATTCAGAGATTGCttttttctgctggacaggaaagacattttaatgatttattggGTAGATAATGCTAATTAGATAACACTAATACACAGTCATGCAAttttgatgttgttaacattaaagggGTAATtttaatgccacttttacaagatgtaaaataagtctctgatgtccccagagtgtgtatgtgaagttttagctcaaaataccctaaagataatttttttaatagcatgttaatttgtcactttttgagggtgagcaaaaacgctgTTTGTGactgtgtccctttaaatgcaaatgagctgctactctcaagaagagggcggagtttcaggAGCTCCAattaaaagtgccctagaattaaaaattgaatttaccttggcatatttgaataacaagtgttcagtacattgaaatgacatacagtgagtctcaaacaccattgtttcctccttcttatataaatctcatttgtttaaaagacctccgaagaacaggcgaatctcaacataacacagactgttacgtaacaatcgggatcattaatatgtacgcccccaatatttgtataggccagcccatgttcaaggcattagacaaggcagtattaacgtctggatctgtgcacagctgaatcatcagactaggtaagcaagcaaggacaatagtgaaaaatggcagatggagcgataataactgacatgatccatgatatttttagtgatatttgtaaattgtctttctaaatgtttcattagcatgttgctaatgtactgttaaatgtggttaaagttaccatcgtttcttactgtattcacggagacaagactgtcgttattttcattttttaaacacttgcagtttgtataattcataaacacaacttcattctttataaatctcttcaacagtgtgtaatgttagctttagccacggagcactatcaaactcattcagaatcaaatgtaagcatccaaataaataccatacttgcgcgattagacatgctgcatgacaaacactttgtaaagatccattttgaaggttatattagctgtgtgaactttgtttatgctgtttaaggcagtcacgagctcgggggcggggagcacgagaatttaaaggggccgcagcctgaatcagcgcatatttaatgatgccccaaaatgaaaaaaatgaataaaaaaaaatctatggggtattttgagctgaaacttcacagacacattcaggggacaccttagacttatattacatcttttgaaaacacattctacagcacctttaaaggtcccgttcttcgtgatcccatgtttcaaactttagttagtgtgtaatgttgttgttagagtataaataaaatctgtaaaattttaaagctcaaagttcaatgccaagcgagatattttatttaacagaagtcgcctacatcgaacgcccagtttggactacatccctctacttccttctttaatgacgtcactaaaacagttttttgaaaacagaaacgctgttattttcatcccgcagtccaatcaccgggtgtGATTccagctcaaattgatagggtaaaactaaagacatgtttacaataacactgagcgcgtgcatctccacgttatggtaagaggcgtgacctttccgggaaCGGTGCGCTaagagctgctgtcgaatcacaacacaggaaccgctggcacaatcagaactcgttacgtatttctgaaggagggacttcatagaacaaggaagtcatcagcccgtttttatgacagtggaaacagcggtatacagataagtaaattatgtgaaaaatactgtgtttttttacacgcaaaacatgaacacatgttatattgcacactataaacacaatcaaagcttcaaaaaaacacgaaaaacgggacctttaatgttacCTCAtgcagactcactgaaaatgtcagaaactgttccaacttttatgttcaaaccagagtcaaACAATAATGGAGAGACTCAacaagaagtgacaacatgtagaatgcaacaggacatttctgaacggttagttgatgaatttatgtagctgatgtggagttaactatcttaaagtcattaattggcatattctgtcatgataatctataaattgcTCAGATCCTTCAGAGCCAGAGAgtgattaaattacatttaatcacCATTAGATTGATTGTAGAAAATTTTTTTCAGTCGGTCAGAACaaatgttacttgttcagatgacattttcagATGAAACGTATTATTTTGGTCGTACTTCCAAGACGTAGTATCTGttattctgaagtacagtatccactctggtgtggtgactgacagcctaCACATACTTCTCTGCTCCTTAAAACAT includes the following:
- the LOC125252396 gene encoding NACHT, LRR and PYD domains-containing protein 3-like — its product is MSGYEEREEENVVHYQNQREASPKPSHISMKSDGSMGEPHNFNDGSMGEPHNFNDGSMGEPHNFNDGSIGVPHNFSDETMNFNLRDDQPGDLQENSHQTVINELDKVKDLHKTSMKNKYESLFEGIKLKENQTLLNRIYTQLYIIEGEREGVNEEHEVLQMEKTPTTKNSHNTQIFCNDIFNSLPEPGCGEKDKIKVVLTKGIAGIGKTVSVQKFVLDWAEGKANQDIDFMFVLPFRDLNLIGDHQYSLHRLLLDFHSELKDLDSKIYEECKVVFIFDGLDESRMTLMFKDSGKVSDVTETSSVSVLMSNLMKGELLPSALIWITTRPAAANQIPSKYINRLTEIQGFNELQKEEYFRKRISDEHQASRIISHIRRARSLHIMCHIPVFCWISATVLQKLLKEDQRKEIPKTLTEMYIHFLLIQINKKNEKYEERDPEKRLQSNREVIVKLAELALKQLMKGNVMFYEEDLRESGIDVTDASVYSGICTEIFKEESAIHQRKVYCFIHLSIQEFLAAFYVFYCHLTKNMEPLQLFLKDKHEKYSSMKNMSALLSSAVDKTLQTENGHLDLFLRFLLGVSLESSQKLLQDLLTHTENSTESIRETTQYIKDELKGSYGLSADRSINLFLCLLEVNDQTLYREIQEFVKSDKHSEKKLSPAHCSAIAYMLQMLEEVLDEFDLMKYNTSDEGRWRLIPAVMNCRKALLVGCGLSDQCCESLSSALQSSSTYLRELDLSNNDIQDSGVRLLSVGLMSSHCQLNKLRLAGCRLTTQCCESLSSALESSNSPLRELDLSNNDLQDSGVNLLSTGLKSSNCQLNILRLAICNLTAQCCESLSSVLQLLNSHLRELDLSNNALMDSGVKLLSFGLKILHCHLNTLGLSGCMVTEEGCGYLSSALSSNPSHLRELDLSYNYPGDSGVKLLTDKLNHPKYRLEKLNVDHGGEFRITAGLPKYACNLTLDPNTVNNELVLFDENKKVICLEEYQSYPDHPERFDECPQVLCREGLSGRCYWEAEWRGEVDVSVTYKGINRKGWSDCQFGLNEYSWSLNCSDNRFTVWHDKKSTDIRVPSGCIKRVGVYVDMSAGTLSFYSVSDTHTLTHLHTFTSPFTESLYAGFWVYRRNSSVSLSLKSL